The Desulfocurvibacter africanus subsp. africanus DSM 2603 genomic sequence CGCCTTGATCGTGGACGATGATTTCTACTGCCGCAGCTACCTGCAGGAAATTCTGCATCCCTACGCATACTGCGACATCGCCGTGAACGGCGATGAAGCCATCTTCGCCTTTCGCCGGGCCTGGTCCGAGAACAAGCCCTACGACCTCATCTGCCTTGATCTGGTCATGCCCGAAATCGACGGCCACAAGGCCCTGCGCGAGATAAGGGCCATCGAGAAAGAGATGGGCCTAGCCAAGGACAAGCAGGTCAAGATCATCATCACCACCGTGCTCGACAATAGCAAGGAGACCCACGACGCTTTCTTCCTGGGCGGCGCCACCTCCTTCCTGGTCAAACCCATCGACGAAAACATGCTCCTGGCTGAACTGCGCAAGCTTGGAATCATCGAGGCCAGTCCCCAGACTACCTAGGCGGCATCCCCGCTATTAGACGACTTCCTGAAACCCGGCCCTGCCGGGTTTTTTCTTGACTCCTCCCGAACTATCCCGGCTTGATGTTCCGCTTGGCCGGCCCTCTGCGCAGGGCCAGCTAACCTAAATGCATTTCCGCTAATATTAAGGGGGAAGCACGCCAAGGGCTGTACACGCAATCATAATGCACCGTAACGGCCGTAGCCGTCCGAACCTTACCCGCGCAGTTTTGGGCGCGGCCTGTCTGGCGGCTTTGTTGATATGCCTATCTTGCGCGCCCAAGGAGCCAAGGTGGACCCAGCCTGGCGCATCTTTCATGGCCCTGGACCTGGACCAGGCCGATTGCCGGGCCACGGCCGAAGCCATGGCCCGCGAGGCCTCCGCGCTAAGGCAGCGGCCACCTCCTGACACGGCCTGGCGCATCTATCTGCGCTGCATGTCCAGCAAAGGCTGGGTGGCCGACAAAGTCGATGACTCCGACACACCCTTGCTCTCCAGCAATGAACATCGCGGGTCCAGGGGCGCGCGCGCCCCTGATGGGAGGGGCTTGGGGAGGGCAACGCCCTCCCCAACTCTTGCCCAGGCCAATTGCACCGACGCGCCAAGTTTGGCCGGCGAGGAAGTTCAGCCACCCAAAGGGTTTGTCCTGGTGGAGCGTTCGCTTCACGGCCTAGGACCGGCCATGTCCTGCGCGTACAGATACCATGGTCTTCAAGGCGCAATCCTTAGCCTTGAGAGCCAACGCAACGAAGACGGCTTTCTGCCGGTGGCAGCTCCCGTGGGACCTGGCTTTCTGCTCGTGGATCGCGGGCATGATGCGGTTGGCGATCTGAAAGTTTCCTGGGCCGCCACGACCGGGCGACGCAACGGCACGGGTATTCGTAGTTTCACGGCTTTCGCGCTCGTCGGCGATGGGCGGGAACGGCTGGCCGTAGCCGTGGCGGCTCCATTGGCGGCAAGCGGCGGGCCTGTCCTGCCTGGGCTGCACATTTCGCATGAGCGGCGCGAGTCATTGCTGGATATGGCCCATACGTGGCGAGAGTGGCTTGCAAGGGCGCTGGACCGACAGTAAGTCAAACAGGTGCAATACGAAAATATGGAGGCGCGAATGAACATAGTGGTCCTGGATGGAAAGACCCTGAACCCCGGAGACAATCCATGGGATGAGTTGGCCGGCCTTAGCGAGCTGACGGTGCATGACCGCACCGCGCCGTCCGAGGTTGTGGAGCGCGCCCGCGATGCGGATATCCTGTTGACCAACAAGACGCGCCTGCCTGCCGAAGTCATCGAGGCGTTGCCCAAGCTGAAGCTCGTCTCGGTGCTGGCCACGGGCTACGACGTGGTGGACGTAGCGGCCTGCGCCAGGCGCGGGATTCCGGTCTCCAACGTGCCGGGCTACGGCACGGCCTCCGTGGCCCAGCATGTCTTCGCGCTTATCCTGGAGCTGGCCAACGAGGCGGGCGTTCATGACGCGGCGGTCAAGGCCGGCGAGTGGCGCGGCCCGGACTGGTGCTTCTGGAAACGTCCCGTGCTGGAGCTGGCCGGCAGAACCATGGGTATCGTGGGCCTCGGCTCCATCGGCCGCGCCGTGGCGCATCTTGCCCATGCCTTCGGCATGCGCGTGGTGGCCAATTCTCGCAGCCGTCGTGACCCGCTGCCCTATCCGGGCTTCGCTTGGCTCGATCTGCCCGAGCTGTTCGCCGTGTCCGACGTGATTTCCCTGCACTGCCCCCAGACCAAGGACAACGCGGGCTTTGTGAATAAAACGCTGCTTGAGCGCATGAAGCCCGAAGCCATGCTCGTCAACACGGCCCGCGGCGGGCTCGTCAACGAGGCCGACCTGGCCGGCGCGCTCAATGCCGGAGCCATACGCGGCGCTGGCCTGGACGTGGTCTCGGTCGAGCCCATCCGGCCAGACAACCCGCTGCTCATGGCGCGCAACTGCATCATCACCCCGCACATGGCCTGGGCCTCACGCGAGGCGCGCAGGCGGCTCATGGTCGTCACCACCGACAACGTGCGCGCCTTTCTCGCCGGCAAGCCGCTCAACGTGGTCAATGGCCTGACGTAAATCTATAGCGGCCTTTCCAAAGCCGGGTGAAAGGGCTAAGCAGGGGCTATTGGCTGGAGGACCGCAATTTTGCGGCCCCGTACAGGGCTCGGGAGAAAAGAGCATGGACCAGCAGCCCCAGGACCGCGTGGTGGTCATCGACGAGGATAACGCCTCCTGTTCGCTGGTCAGCAGGCTGTTGGCGACTCTGAATTATGCGACGCCGGATTGCCTCTCGCCCGATTCCGCCGACGAGGCAATGAAACGCGCGAACTATGACCTGGCCTTCATCGATATCACCGCCTCGCGCCGGGGCGGCATAGAGTTGGCTCGGCGGCTGCGAAACAAGCTGCCCCACTGCGTCACCATCCTCATGTCGTGTCAGGCGAGCTTTGATGATGCCGTGGAGGCCATGCGTAGCGGCGCCCACGACATTCTGCGCAAACCCGTGGACGGGCACGAGCTGGCCTTGGCCCTGAACCGCTATCAGGAGCAAAAGCGCCTGCGGGCCCGCGTTCTGCAAGCCGAGAAGCAGTACGTGCGCCTGGTGCAGAACATTCCCGTGCTGGTATTCTCCCTGCGGCCGGACATGTCCCTGGCCTTCGTCAACCAGGCCAGCCAGGAGCTACTCGGCTATCAGCCCTTCGAGGCGGTCATCGAGCCGCGCTGGCTACCCAGCCGCCTGCACCCGGACGACAGCGAGCGCATGCTGGTCCAACTCGCGGCCGCCATGGATTGCCGTTCGCCCTTCACGTCCCAATGCAGGCTCATCCACCGCTCGGGCCAGACCATCCACACGCTCATCAAAAGCATCTCCTGCTCCGCGACCGAGGACGAGGGGCCTCTCCTGCAAGGCGTCATCCTTGACATCACCGACCGCGTGCTCCTTGAGCAGGCCCTTATCCAGGAAGAGAAGCTCAAGACGCTGCAAGTCATCTCCGAGGAGGTGGCCCACGAAGTGCGCAATCCGCTTACCTCCATCGCCGGGTTCGCCACGCGCCTGGGCCGCAAGCACCCCGAATCGGGCGAGACGACCGAGATCATCCTCATGGAGGCCAGACGGCTGGAGAAGCTCTTGAACCGCATCCGCAACTACCTCAGCCCGGTGCGGGTGACGCAGCAGGCCTGCGCCATGAACACCCTGCTGACCGAGTGCGTGCATCTGCTTTTCATGGATCTCCAGAAGCAAGGCGTGTGGTGTGTGCTTGACCTGGCGCAGGATCTGCCCCAGGTCTTCGCCGATCCCGATCTGCTCAGCCAGGTCTGCGTCAACCTCATGCTCACCAGTCTGCGCGAGATGCCGAGCGGCCAAGTGTTGACTATCCGCAGCTTCTCCTCGGGCGGCGCCGTGCAGGTCCAGTTCCGCTACCAGGCCGCCGCCGGCGCGGGCTCCCAGGATCCGGAAAAGCTTTTCATGCCTTTCGACCAAGGCGGCCAGAGCCTTGGACTGGCTTTGGCCTATCGCCTGGTGCAGAACATGGGCGGGCTTTTGACCTTCTCCATGGAATCCGGGCAGTCCGTGTTCACTGCCTCCCTGCCGCGTCTCTCGCGCGAGGGCGGCATGCTCTTCTCCGAACGCAGGCTGGCCCCGTCCACCACCACCTCCGTGCGCACCTCGCCGCGCGCCTCCGTGGGCGAATGCTCCTTCGAGGAGCTGCTGGATCGGGAGTGGGTGCTCGCGCTGCGCAAACGCGATCCGATTGCGCTCATCCTGGCCGACGTGGACCATTTCGAATCCTACATCGGCATGTACGGCCGCAAGCATGCCGAGGAGGCCTTGCAGCGCATTTTCGAGGCCCTCAAGAGTTCTCTGCGCCGCCCGGCGGATTTCGCGACCAGGCTTTCGGAGCAGCAATTCGCAGCAGTGCTCCCGGATACCAACGAATTCGGCGCACTCATCGTAGCCGAGACCCTGCGCCAAGGGGTGGCCGATCAGGCCATCCTGCACGAGGGCGCACGGCTCGCCGGCAAGCTGACCATCAGCGTCGGCGTGGCCTCCTTCATCCCAAGCAATGAAACGACTTCACTCGACCTGCTGGCCGAGGCCTCGCGCTCGCTCTATCAAGCCAAACTCAAGGGCAGGAACAGGGTCTATGCTCCGGGCATGAAGGCCGAGGAGTCCTCAACCGGCGAAGCCAAAGCCGGCTAACGCCCAATTAGAGCATTTTGCTTTTGAAAATGCTCTGCAAGCCATGCGTCGGCATGGCTTGCCGCCGCGTAGGCGTAGGCGCAATTCACTTGCGCCGTCAACGCCGGAGCGGGCGTCTAAAAAGCAATCTGCTCTAGGATCTGGAGAGGGATTTGTCCGCACGGGACGCGGGGGCATCAGCTCGGCCGGTCAAGTCCATGGCCGAGCAGACCAGGGCCGAACGGCCCTCGAAGAGCATGGGGGCTGCGCTCACGTCGCACCATTTTTCTTGGCCTTGCCCATCCACCAGCAACCTCCCCGTGACGGTCTGCCGGCTCGGGCCGGACCTTCCGGCTACAACATATTGCGGATGACATGGAAACAATGGGGGGTGCAGGGAATGCCGCTCCCGGGAGAGTCCGAGAGAGGGCAACGTCCTTTCTCGGTTCAAACGCAAACAGCTTTAAAGCGTGGTCACGGTGTTCTTGCCCCTGCGCTTGGCCAAGTACAGGGCTTCATCGGCGCGCCGCAGAAGATCGGCTCCGGTGTCGCCCGGGGCGAAGTCCGACACTCCAAAGCTGCAGGTAACCCGTCCGACTCCGCCCGGCTGCCCTGACTCTATGAGCGCCCTCAGCTTCTCGCCCAGCTTGGCCATTTCTTCGGGACCGCACCCGGGCGCCAGCAGCATGAACTCCTCTCCGCCCCACCTGGCCAGCCGGTCAAGCTCGCGGATATTGGCCTCCACGAGTTTCACCAATCCCACCAGCACCCTGTCGCCAGCGTCGTGCCCAAGCTCGTCGTTGATGCGCTTGAAATCATCGATGTCGAACATGGCCACGGACAGGGGCGTACCGTAGCGAGTCGCGCGCTTCATTTCTTCCGACAGGAATTCCTGAAAACTCATGCGGTTCATGGCCCCGGTCAGGTGATCGGTGCTGGCTTTGTAGATGAGTCCGCGTTTCTCGCTCTCCAGGCGGGTCACGTCCGTGAAGCAGAGCACGTACTTAGGTGAATCCGGGAGACGGTTGGACGTAGCCAGGAACGCCCGGCTCTCCACGTCCGAATCGCCGCTGCGGAAGGTGACCAGGACATCCCGGTCATGGCCGCGGATGACGAGATCCTGCCAACCCTCGAGCGCCTCGGGATCCTGGACGTCATCCACGCTGAGCATCCATTCGTGCAATTGCCGTCCCGAGCGCAGAAGCTCCTCCATGGAGCCAAAGCCTATGAACTCCAGGAAGGTCTTGTTGACGTACTCGATGCGCCCGGACTCGAAAGTGACCATGAAATTTGGATTGATATCGAGCAGAAATCGGTTGTAGCGATTAGCCTCCTCCACCTGTCGCCGCTGGCGCAATCCTTCGGCGCAACGTTCGACGCACTGAAGAAGTTGGCCTCGCTCGATGGGCTTGACCACATATTTGTCAATACCGAGCTCGATGGCCCGAAGAAGATTATCCGTTTCGTTATAGGCCGTGGTGACGATGATCGGCACGTCCTTGTCGCGCTCGCGGATGGCTTCGACCATCTCAAGGCCGGTCATGCCCGGCACGCGTATGTCGGTGATCACGATATCCGGCCGTTTCTCAAGGAAAATGTCCAACCCCTCCTGGCCGTCGGAGGCCGTATATAGCCTGCCGATCACCTTATCCAGCAGGGTGGATACGGAAAATTGGATGATGGCGTCGTCCTCGACATAGAGAACCGCCTGTCTTGCAAGAAATTCCTTGAGTTCAAGGGATTGCATAATCAATTTTTCTAGGAAGATACAGGTGATCGACTTTTAGACTTTAGGATTATCTATCATGACGCCTCCGGCAAAGTAAAGATCCGGACTGCCGCCTGTCCCGCTTTGCCAGCGGTTGGCTTGCGGCGCGGTTCATGATACTTGGAACGCTAATCGCAACGCCAATTCAAGTACTAGACCAATATCGAGGACAACGAACAGCCACGGTGCGGTTGAGCAAATCGCCGCACTGGCAGGCAAGGAGCGCACCAGGTGGACATTAATCTGGCGAAGCCTTTCATCAAGGCGACAGTGGACGTTCTTTCTACCATGGCCATGATCACTCCCACGGCAGGCAAGCCCTACGTTAAGAAGGATGCCGTGGCTCACGGTGACGTATCGGGCATTATCGGCATAACCGGCGAGCACAACGGCACCATTTCCGTGACCTTTTCCAAGAAGTGCGCCCTGGCCATAGTGAAAAACATGCTCGGCGACGACATCCAGGACGTGCTGAACGACGTCAAGGATGCCGTGGGCGAGATAACCAACATGATCTCAGGCCAAGCCCGGCGCGGACTGTCGGAGATGGGCTACGTATTCCAGGCCGCTACGCCCTCGGTGATCATGGGCAACAACCACACCATCTCCCATATCAGCGGCGGTCCCATTATGGCTGTTCCATTCACGACCGAGCACGGCGACTTTACCGTGGAAGTCAGCTTCGACGCCGACTGATCAGCGAGTCGGCACGGCCATGCGCTTCAGGGAGCAACTCAAGGACGCGGGTTACAGGCTTTTTCTCGGCACGGTTGATGCAGCCGTATACGAGGATTTCCATTGCAAGACTCCGCGCAAGGCTGTCTGGTTGCATAAGGAAGGCAGCTTCCAGTGCGCCGGCTGCAAGGAACAATGTGAGACAGACTCCCCCAGGGGTTTCCAAATCTTCCTTGACCTAAAATGAGCCGACAATGCAGCACTCCGTAAACCTCGTGGCCCGCCTCGCGTGCCTTTTCACAGTGGCGGCCTTGTGTTTTGCACCTTGTCAGGGGCAGGCTCAGGAACCCTTGCCGCGCCTGGAGGGCGATCCCTTCGCCCCAAGCCAGACACTGCAGGGGACCGATCCATTTCTGTTCGACATCAATCTCTTCGATTCGGCTCAGCACATGGAAGAGCTGTGCCGCCAAGCGCTGGCCGCCGCGACTTGCAAGCCCGAAGGCAACTACAACTTCGTGCGCGAGCAGGAGCCCACCCCCCTCAAATCAAGGCAGGGCGTAAAGGCGCGCACCAAGGAACGCGTCCTGGTCTTCAGTGGATTTTATGGGGCGTCGAATGCGCAGTTCTACTGCCAAACCGATGACAGACGCATCAGCATCTCCAGCGAAGCCTGGGGAAGCAAGCGGATCACCGTGCCCTACGAGCAGGATCAGGAAAAACGCTGCCTGAAGGCCACGGTGTCCACCGAAGCCTGCGGGGGAAGCAAGGCTTTGCGAGTCTGCGACGAACAGCGCTAGGTCCGTCCGCCACCGATCGCCGTCAAAAATACCTTCAGAATCTGCGCCGCCAGAGCATGAGGCCCAGTACCGGAACGATGACGTACAAGGGCCAGTACAATTCATTGCGGCCGCACCACAGGGTTACGGCCAGCAAAGCCAAGGCGTAGGCCCAGGCCTCCAGGAACTTCCCGATCGCCAGCCTGCTCAGCCCCAACATTTCCAGCCGAAGCCGCGTGACCGCCGGCCCTTCCTCCTCGCCGTCCATGTCAGGAATGGTGAAGGAGGATTGAAGCTTCCTGCCGCACCGGTTGCAGAAGCGCTGGTCATCGCTGTTTTCCAGCCCACAGCTCGTGCATATCATTCTGTTCTCCTGGCCGACGCCCAGCCCCAGTCTTGACCAGGACGGCATCTTGCCCCATTATCCATGATTCCAAAGAGGAATGCATGGATCGCACCAAAAAAAGCTCGGCAGGCGCCATGGCCCGCAAAACACTGCGAAGCGGCGCGGCAAGTCCGGCCAGCCCCTTTGATGATGTGGCCTCCAGCCTGCTCGACGCCATGCCGTTCATGGTGCTCATCCTGGATTCCGAGCGCCGCATCGTTCACACCAACGCGAGCGCGCTCCGTTTCCTCGATATCATGAATCCCGAAGACGTGCGCGGCATGCTCGCGGGCGAGGCTTTCGACTGCGCACGTCTCGGCGAAAGCGACATTCCCTGCGGCTCAAGCGACGCCTGCCAGCTATGCGGAGCCCACCAGGCACTTACAGCTTGCCAAAAAGGGCTGGGCGGCGTGCGCGAATGCCGCCTCACCACGCGCCAGGGCGGCCTGCACCGCACCCTGGACCTCATGATCTGGACGAGCCCGCTGCGCATCAAAGGCCAACCATATTCCATGCTCTCCTTCCGGGATGTCAGCCGGGAGAACAGGGCCCGCATGCTCGAACGCATCTTCTTCCACGACGTGGCCAACACCCTCTCGGGCATC encodes the following:
- a CDS encoding response regulator, with the protein product MRALIVDDDFYCRSYLQEILHPYAYCDIAVNGDEAIFAFRRAWSENKPYDLICLDLVMPEIDGHKALREIRAIEKEMGLAKDKQVKIIITTVLDNSKETHDAFFLGGATSFLVKPIDENMLLAELRKLGIIEASPQTT
- a CDS encoding D-2-hydroxyacid dehydrogenase, producing the protein MNIVVLDGKTLNPGDNPWDELAGLSELTVHDRTAPSEVVERARDADILLTNKTRLPAEVIEALPKLKLVSVLATGYDVVDVAACARRGIPVSNVPGYGTASVAQHVFALILELANEAGVHDAAVKAGEWRGPDWCFWKRPVLELAGRTMGIVGLGSIGRAVAHLAHAFGMRVVANSRSRRDPLPYPGFAWLDLPELFAVSDVISLHCPQTKDNAGFVNKTLLERMKPEAMLVNTARGGLVNEADLAGALNAGAIRGAGLDVVSVEPIRPDNPLLMARNCIITPHMAWASREARRRLMVVTTDNVRAFLAGKPLNVVNGLT
- a CDS encoding diguanylate cyclase domain-containing protein, with amino-acid sequence MDQQPQDRVVVIDEDNASCSLVSRLLATLNYATPDCLSPDSADEAMKRANYDLAFIDITASRRGGIELARRLRNKLPHCVTILMSCQASFDDAVEAMRSGAHDILRKPVDGHELALALNRYQEQKRLRARVLQAEKQYVRLVQNIPVLVFSLRPDMSLAFVNQASQELLGYQPFEAVIEPRWLPSRLHPDDSERMLVQLAAAMDCRSPFTSQCRLIHRSGQTIHTLIKSISCSATEDEGPLLQGVILDITDRVLLEQALIQEEKLKTLQVISEEVAHEVRNPLTSIAGFATRLGRKHPESGETTEIILMEARRLEKLLNRIRNYLSPVRVTQQACAMNTLLTECVHLLFMDLQKQGVWCVLDLAQDLPQVFADPDLLSQVCVNLMLTSLREMPSGQVLTIRSFSSGGAVQVQFRYQAAAGAGSQDPEKLFMPFDQGGQSLGLALAYRLVQNMGGLLTFSMESGQSVFTASLPRLSREGGMLFSERRLAPSTTTSVRTSPRASVGECSFEELLDREWVLALRKRDPIALILADVDHFESYIGMYGRKHAEEALQRIFEALKSSLRRPADFATRLSEQQFAAVLPDTNEFGALIVAETLRQGVADQAILHEGARLAGKLTISVGVASFIPSNETTSLDLLAEASRSLYQAKLKGRNRVYAPGMKAEESSTGEAKAG
- a CDS encoding GGDEF domain-containing response regulator gives rise to the protein MQSLELKEFLARQAVLYVEDDAIIQFSVSTLLDKVIGRLYTASDGQEGLDIFLEKRPDIVITDIRVPGMTGLEMVEAIRERDKDVPIIVTTAYNETDNLLRAIELGIDKYVVKPIERGQLLQCVERCAEGLRQRRQVEEANRYNRFLLDINPNFMVTFESGRIEYVNKTFLEFIGFGSMEELLRSGRQLHEWMLSVDDVQDPEALEGWQDLVIRGHDRDVLVTFRSGDSDVESRAFLATSNRLPDSPKYVLCFTDVTRLESEKRGLIYKASTDHLTGAMNRMSFQEFLSEEMKRATRYGTPLSVAMFDIDDFKRINDELGHDAGDRVLVGLVKLVEANIRELDRLARWGGEEFMLLAPGCGPEEMAKLGEKLRALIESGQPGGVGRVTCSFGVSDFAPGDTGADLLRRADEALYLAKRRGKNTVTTL
- a CDS encoding chemotaxis protein CheX, translating into MDINLAKPFIKATVDVLSTMAMITPTAGKPYVKKDAVAHGDVSGIIGITGEHNGTISVTFSKKCALAIVKNMLGDDIQDVLNDVKDAVGEITNMISGQARRGLSEMGYVFQAATPSVIMGNNHTISHISGGPIMAVPFTTEHGDFTVEVSFDAD
- a CDS encoding zinc-ribbon domain-containing protein codes for the protein MICTSCGLENSDDQRFCNRCGRKLQSSFTIPDMDGEEEGPAVTRLRLEMLGLSRLAIGKFLEAWAYALALLAVTLWCGRNELYWPLYVIVPVLGLMLWRRRF